The Cohnella abietis genome has a segment encoding these proteins:
- a CDS encoding phosphonate ABC transporter ATP-binding protein, with the protein MIVISGLTRKIPEGKTILDHVNTRLEPGTFIAVVGSSGSGKSALLKALALKEVWSSGEYRVDGKDLMEAGFFAKMRYRRQIAYLEQKPLLFEKKSALKNVLIGAAEQTPIWRRLTGMVRSDDHMGAMDMLEHVGLMERAQQPVEKMSGGERQRIAIARSLVHGARLVLADEPVSGLDPHSAEEMMRTLKKLCHEKETTIVAALHRVELAEKFADEIWGMQDGRLIVNIKGRRLTAAEKLRLT; encoded by the coding sequence ATGATCGTAATTTCTGGGTTAACCCGCAAGATTCCCGAAGGGAAAACGATATTAGATCACGTAAATACACGACTAGAGCCCGGCACTTTCATTGCTGTTGTAGGCTCGAGCGGAAGTGGAAAGTCTGCTTTATTGAAGGCATTAGCTTTAAAGGAAGTATGGTCTTCTGGTGAGTATAGAGTTGATGGCAAGGATTTAATGGAAGCTGGATTTTTCGCCAAAATGCGATACCGCAGGCAAATTGCCTACCTCGAGCAGAAACCGTTGTTATTTGAAAAAAAATCTGCGCTTAAAAATGTTCTCATTGGAGCAGCAGAACAGACCCCTATATGGCGCAGGCTAACGGGCATGGTTCGCAGTGATGATCATATGGGTGCAATGGACATGCTTGAGCATGTAGGCTTGATGGAGAGGGCTCAGCAGCCTGTTGAGAAGATGAGTGGGGGCGAACGCCAGAGGATCGCAATCGCTCGTTCATTAGTGCATGGTGCACGGTTGGTGCTTGCCGATGAGCCTGTATCCGGACTTGACCCTCATTCTGCTGAAGAAATGATGAGAACACTCAAGAAGCTATGTCATGAGAAAGAAACAACGATTGTTGCTGCTTTGCATCGTGTGGAGCTTGCAGAGAAATTTGCAGATGAAATATGGGGCATGCAGGATGGTCGGCTTATTGTCAATATTAAAGGAAGAAGACTAACTGCTGCCGAGAAGCTGAGATTAACTTAG
- a CDS encoding HAD family hydrolase yields the protein MKQKIMFDLDDTLIYCNKYFQFILEQFADEMTTWYSPAGITRATISSKQTEVDIARVQVSGFKSEHFPQSFIDTYRHFQNLTGRAGSPIEEDKLWKLGNSVYELEVEPYPMMEETLDSLASGGHELHLYTGGDILIQHKKIQNMKLERYFQDRIYVKQHKNTDALEQILSEGGFDRGNTWMIGNSVRTDVLPALQCGINAVYLKQEAEWTYNVIPIDAKPSGALLTLTELPQVPPAIQEYLNGIFE from the coding sequence ATGAAACAAAAAATTATGTTCGATCTTGATGATACACTCATATATTGCAATAAATATTTTCAGTTTATATTGGAGCAATTTGCAGATGAAATGACTACCTGGTATTCTCCAGCCGGTATAACACGTGCCACTATCTCAAGTAAACAAACAGAAGTCGATATAGCTCGCGTTCAAGTTTCCGGCTTCAAGAGTGAGCACTTTCCGCAGTCCTTCATTGATACGTATCGGCATTTTCAAAACCTAACCGGACGGGCCGGCTCCCCCATAGAGGAAGACAAGCTGTGGAAGCTCGGAAATAGCGTTTATGAGCTTGAGGTAGAGCCTTATCCAATGATGGAAGAAACCTTGGATTCCTTAGCCAGCGGAGGACATGAGCTTCACCTCTACACAGGTGGAGACATTCTCATTCAACACAAGAAAATCCAGAACATGAAGCTTGAACGCTACTTCCAAGATCGAATATATGTCAAGCAACACAAAAACACCGATGCCTTAGAGCAAATTCTCTCTGAGGGCGGGTTTGATAGAGGAAACACTTGGATGATTGGCAATTCCGTCAGGACGGATGTCCTCCCTGCACTGCAATGCGGCATTAACGCCGTTTATTTGAAGCAGGAGGCCGAATGGACGTACAATGTCATACCGATTGATGCAAAGCCTAGTGGAGCGCTCCTGACGCTAACAGAATTACCTCAAGTGCCACCTGCTATTCAAGAGTATTTGAATGGAATTTTTGAGTGA
- a CDS encoding RidA family protein has translation MMITREPSYYGDETCSSYVIAGDFIFLAHHSEGHEKDDIEHQLVASFNNLRDSLYSAGASLEHLVQINLYLNDIKYFGAARDIFNHFFQKDGFPARMTTTTEFVNPTCLCMLDGIAYKK, from the coding sequence ATGATGATTACTAGAGAACCGTCTTACTATGGAGATGAAACTTGCTCGTCCTATGTTATTGCGGGGGATTTTATTTTTTTGGCGCATCACAGTGAAGGGCATGAGAAAGATGATATTGAACACCAGTTGGTAGCTAGTTTTAATAACCTAAGGGATTCCCTCTATTCTGCTGGAGCCTCGTTGGAGCATCTCGTTCAGATTAATTTGTACCTAAACGACATCAAATATTTTGGAGCGGCAAGGGACATCTTTAATCATTTTTTCCAGAAAGACGGTTTTCCAGCAAGAATGACTACGACCACTGAATTCGTTAATCCAACCTGTTTGTGCATGCTAGACGGAATCGCATATAAGAAATAA
- a CDS encoding DUF6254 family protein gives MPPSKRRRESTWKSRKQNQQPHGKITSLNELANEAPSEGTTDQPTQ, from the coding sequence ATGCCCCCGTCTAAGCGCCGCAGGGAAAGCACATGGAAAAGTCGAAAGCAGAACCAGCAGCCTCATGGTAAAATCACTTCGCTGAACGAGTTGGCGAATGAAGCTCCTTCAGAAGGAACAACCGACCAACCGACACAGTAG
- a CDS encoding thiamine pyrophosphate-dependent enzyme: MSIDIRKEMGLPGTVEQRIVYESGNEMAAYAAHQINYHVMGYFPISPSTEVAQFLDLMKANGQHDIVLIPADGEHGSAGVCYGASTAGGRVFNATSANGYLYMLEQMPVQSGTRFPMVMNLVCRSVSGPLDIHGDHSDLYFALNTGWPIVLCRDPQAVYDMNIIALKLAEDPEVRLPVLVASDGYFTSHQKRRVNTFAHREDVQKFVGEHPPEGFKHVLDRNNPITVGPYMNEPDYINNCYQQSQAMYRAEGVFDRIQKEYAELTGREYPILELYKMEDAEVAVFLLNSSAEIIKDVVDQLRAKGVKAGSISPNIIRPFPAKAITEALRNVKAVTVGDRSDSYGGHGGNMVIEVRAALQQFGNSTTKVISRIYGLGGKDFYAEDGLAMFEFAIDAMEKGFVQKPYDYHGITAGDPSKAPQRVLEPMKYEDLKTGLITVTQDEATGKINVRVPPLRSLTKKPKRIAPGHGACPGCGIFSGLELFFKGIEGDIVALFHTGCAMVVTTGYPYSAHKATYIHNLFQNGAATMSGVVEMFHERKRRGELDQYGLKDDFTFVMITGDGGMDIGMGPAIGAALRNHRMIILEYDNEGYMNTGAQLSYSTPMGHRTSTSNVGKHQGGKVFHHKDTAQIMAATNIPYVFTGSEASPVDLVKKGAKAQWYAQNVGMVYGKILITCPLNWLSEDKDGADIIDQAVNTCFFPLYEVEKGITTITYNPEEKGKRVPVGDWLKMMGKTKHLSKPEYAETLREFENEIERRWNMLKAKHENPYL; the protein is encoded by the coding sequence ATGTCGATTGATATTCGCAAGGAAATGGGCCTGCCAGGCACCGTGGAGCAACGAATCGTCTATGAATCAGGCAACGAGATGGCTGCTTATGCCGCACACCAGATTAACTATCATGTGATGGGGTATTTTCCTATCTCTCCTTCTACGGAAGTAGCACAGTTTCTCGATCTTATGAAAGCGAACGGGCAGCACGATATTGTTTTAATCCCTGCAGATGGAGAGCATGGCTCTGCGGGTGTTTGTTATGGGGCTTCAACTGCTGGAGGACGCGTGTTTAATGCCACTTCTGCAAACGGTTACTTGTACATGTTGGAACAGATGCCTGTCCAATCAGGAACACGTTTTCCAATGGTCATGAATCTTGTATGTCGGTCCGTATCGGGCCCACTTGATATTCATGGGGATCATTCGGATTTGTACTTTGCCTTAAATACAGGATGGCCTATTGTGCTTTGCCGCGATCCTCAAGCAGTTTATGATATGAACATTATTGCACTGAAGCTGGCAGAAGATCCGGAAGTTCGCTTACCCGTTTTAGTTGCCTCAGACGGCTATTTTACTAGTCATCAGAAAAGGCGAGTCAACACTTTTGCACATCGTGAGGACGTGCAGAAGTTCGTCGGCGAGCATCCTCCTGAAGGATTTAAGCATGTGTTGGATCGCAACAATCCTATTACCGTCGGACCTTATATGAACGAGCCTGATTATATTAATAACTGCTACCAGCAAAGTCAGGCTATGTATCGTGCGGAAGGCGTTTTTGACCGAATTCAAAAGGAATATGCTGAGCTGACGGGTAGAGAATATCCGATTCTTGAGCTCTACAAAATGGAAGACGCTGAGGTAGCTGTATTTTTGCTCAATTCTTCTGCGGAAATTATTAAGGATGTAGTGGATCAGCTTCGTGCCAAGGGAGTTAAGGCGGGATCGATTTCACCGAATATCATTCGTCCGTTCCCTGCGAAGGCGATTACGGAAGCGCTTAGGAATGTGAAGGCAGTGACCGTAGGAGACCGTTCCGACTCGTACGGCGGTCATGGCGGCAATATGGTCATAGAAGTGCGTGCAGCTCTTCAGCAGTTCGGAAACTCTACCACGAAGGTCATCAGCCGGATTTATGGTCTCGGTGGAAAAGATTTTTATGCTGAAGATGGTTTAGCTATGTTTGAATTTGCAATTGATGCGATGGAGAAGGGCTTCGTACAGAAGCCTTATGATTATCATGGCATTACGGCAGGGGATCCCTCCAAAGCACCTCAAAGAGTGCTAGAGCCGATGAAATATGAGGATTTGAAAACAGGCCTCATAACAGTTACCCAGGATGAAGCAACAGGCAAAATCAATGTTCGAGTACCTCCACTTCGTTCGCTAACGAAGAAGCCTAAACGAATTGCACCTGGGCATGGCGCTTGTCCGGGTTGTGGAATATTCTCGGGTCTGGAGCTATTTTTCAAAGGAATTGAAGGAGATATCGTGGCCTTATTCCACACTGGCTGTGCAATGGTCGTCACGACAGGATATCCTTACTCTGCCCACAAGGCAACCTACATTCATAACCTGTTCCAAAATGGTGCAGCGACGATGTCAGGGGTTGTGGAGATGTTTCATGAGCGCAAGCGCCGGGGTGAGTTGGATCAATATGGTTTGAAGGACGATTTCACATTCGTCATGATTACGGGTGACGGTGGGATGGATATTGGGATGGGGCCAGCTATTGGGGCTGCTCTGCGTAATCATCGTATGATCATTCTTGAGTATGACAACGAAGGGTATATGAATACGGGAGCGCAGCTTTCTTATTCCACGCCTATGGGTCATCGGACTTCGACGTCAAACGTGGGCAAGCATCAGGGTGGTAAAGTATTTCATCATAAAGATACGGCACAAATTATGGCGGCGACGAATATACCCTACGTATTCACAGGTAGCGAGGCAAGCCCGGTCGATCTTGTGAAGAAAGGTGCTAAAGCCCAGTGGTATGCGCAAAATGTGGGAATGGTGTACGGTAAAATTCTAATTACCTGTCCGCTGAATTGGCTGTCCGAAGATAAGGATGGAGCCGATATCATCGATCAGGCTGTGAATACGTGCTTCTTTCCGCTATATGAAGTAGAGAAAGGAATCACAACGATTACCTATAACCCCGAGGAGAAAGGGAAGAGGGTGCCAGTTGGCGATTGGCTGAAAATGATGGGAAAGACGAAGCATCTTTCCAAGCCGGAATATGCGGAAACGCTTAGGGAGTTTGAGAACGAGATTGAGCGCCGTTGGAATATGCTTAAAGCTAAGCACGAAAATCCCTATTTATAG
- a CDS encoding dihydrofolate reductase: protein MTITLIAAVASNGVIGNNNNLPWRLPADMKYFKNNTIGKPVLMGRKTFESLSSPLKDRINVILSRTMEEAPEGCELVRSIPEALERYGDGELMVIGGAEIYEQMLNVANKLLLTEIGQAYEGDAYFPSFDSEIWSLSSRIMGEQDEKNQIPYSFCVYERALLE, encoded by the coding sequence TTGCTTCGAACGGGGTCATAGGAAATAACAATAACCTACCTTGGCGATTGCCTGCGGATATGAAATATTTTAAGAATAACACAATCGGAAAGCCAGTCCTTATGGGCAGGAAAACATTCGAATCCTTGTCTAGCCCGCTGAAGGACCGGATAAACGTCATTCTGTCCAGGACAATGGAGGAAGCGCCGGAGGGCTGTGAGCTAGTCCGATCGATCCCTGAGGCTCTTGAGAGGTACGGAGACGGCGAGCTTATGGTTATAGGTGGCGCTGAAATCTACGAGCAAATGCTTAATGTCGCTAATAAACTGTTACTGACGGAGATTGGGCAAGCGTATGAGGGAGATGCTTATTTCCCTTCCTTCGATTCTGAGATCTGGTCGCTTTCATCACGAATAATGGGTGAACAGGACGAGAAAAACCAAATTCCTTATTCATTTTGTGTATATGAGCGGGCATTGTTGGAATAG
- a CDS encoding glutamate synthase subunit beta, producing the protein MSTPTGFMEYKRELPSDRDPLERIKDWNEFHRMFSEEQLRTQGSRCMDCGTPYCHTGIELGGSVSGCPINNLIPEWNSLIYRGLWKEAYERLNKTNNFPEFTGRVCPAPCEGSCTVGLIGDAVTIKTIEQAIIDRAFEEGWVIPEPPKTRTGKKVAVVGSGPAGLAAAAQLNKAGHTVTVYERADRAGGLLTYGIPSMKLEKDIVQRRVDLLAAEGVQFVVNTEIGKDISSEQLLEQFDSVVLCGGATKARPIGNVEGHELKGIYQAMDYLNSTIKSYLDNGLQEGTYISGKDKHVIVIGGGDTGTDCVATALRHGCASVTQFGTHSKAPLERDQLNNPWPEYPNVYTLDYAHEEAKALYGEDPRAFSVLTKKFVGDENGNVKELHTVQIRRYVDEEGRKIYEEIPGTEKIWPADLILVAVGFEGPERTIIDQLGLDTDRRTNVKAPYGKYTTNVNKVFAAGDMRRGQSLIVWAINEGREAAREVDRFLMGSTMLP; encoded by the coding sequence ATGTCGACACCTACGGGATTTATGGAATATAAACGTGAGCTGCCAAGCGACCGTGATCCGTTGGAGCGCATCAAGGACTGGAATGAATTCCACCGGATGTTCTCCGAAGAGCAGTTGCGTACACAAGGCTCGCGTTGTATGGATTGCGGTACTCCCTATTGTCATACTGGTATTGAGCTCGGAGGAAGTGTTTCCGGATGCCCAATTAACAATTTAATTCCAGAGTGGAACAGCCTGATTTATCGTGGTCTCTGGAAAGAAGCCTATGAACGGCTTAATAAAACGAATAACTTCCCTGAGTTTACTGGTCGTGTATGCCCAGCGCCGTGTGAAGGCTCCTGTACAGTTGGTCTTATCGGGGATGCAGTAACGATTAAGACGATTGAGCAAGCGATTATCGATAGAGCTTTTGAAGAGGGCTGGGTCATTCCTGAGCCTCCGAAAACTCGCACAGGTAAGAAGGTAGCGGTTGTCGGCTCTGGTCCTGCAGGACTTGCAGCGGCAGCACAGCTGAACAAAGCGGGCCATACGGTTACTGTATACGAAAGAGCGGATCGTGCTGGCGGTCTTCTGACATATGGCATTCCTTCGATGAAGCTTGAGAAGGATATTGTACAGCGTCGAGTGGATTTGCTGGCAGCCGAAGGCGTTCAATTCGTGGTTAACACTGAAATCGGTAAAGATATTTCTTCTGAGCAGCTGCTTGAGCAATTTGATTCCGTCGTTCTATGCGGAGGAGCTACGAAAGCACGCCCGATTGGAAATGTTGAAGGTCACGAGCTTAAAGGCATCTATCAAGCGATGGATTACCTGAACAGCACGATCAAGAGCTATCTGGATAATGGATTGCAAGAAGGTACTTATATCTCTGGCAAAGATAAGCATGTTATCGTAATTGGTGGTGGAGATACGGGAACGGATTGCGTGGCTACAGCGTTACGTCATGGTTGTGCTAGCGTAACTCAATTCGGTACCCATTCCAAAGCACCTCTTGAGCGCGATCAATTAAACAATCCTTGGCCGGAATATCCTAATGTTTATACGTTGGATTACGCGCATGAGGAAGCTAAAGCATTATACGGTGAGGATCCTCGGGCATTTTCTGTATTGACGAAAAAATTCGTTGGTGATGAGAACGGAAATGTGAAGGAGCTTCACACGGTTCAAATCCGTCGCTATGTAGACGAAGAGGGTCGTAAAATCTATGAGGAAATACCGGGCACAGAGAAAATCTGGCCTGCGGATCTCATCCTTGTAGCTGTAGGCTTTGAAGGTCCTGAGCGTACGATTATCGATCAGCTGGGACTTGATACGGATCGCCGTACCAATGTTAAAGCTCCATACGGAAAATATACAACTAACGTGAACAAGGTGTTCGCTGCGGGCGATATGAGACGTGGGCAAAGCTTAATTGTTTGGGCGATTAATGAAGGTCGCGAGGCGGCTCGTGAGGTTGACAGATTCCTAATGGGAAGTACGATGTTGCCATAA
- a CDS encoding 2-oxoacid:acceptor oxidoreductase family protein — MVMLPKVNELGFFEIRLESIGGLGANLAGKMLAEAGVMGVGLNGVSFSSYGSEKKGSAVKAHIRFCDINTRIRDTSPVERPHVIGIFHENLSKTINVISGMYEDSIVLVNSKKSPQQLKDQLKLKGGIIAVVDATGISMDENNRVNMAMLGGLFRLCEFLDAEFMKSVIRKSLEKKYPAAVQPALNTFQRGYDEVQFQAFQLDEGDVMPDFLRMDTPVLGYETQPLGGIITNPGNSILKDLSISRAGMMPHFADDKCIHCAACDNVCPDFCFVWEEQADKKGRPQMFLQGIDYQYCKGCLKCVQACPTDALSSELEQEHYAEEHRVPHKFSLAIS; from the coding sequence ATGGTCATGCTGCCTAAGGTCAATGAGTTGGGTTTTTTCGAAATTCGTCTGGAGTCCATCGGAGGGCTAGGTGCCAATCTGGCCGGTAAAATGTTGGCGGAAGCAGGTGTCATGGGAGTAGGGTTAAATGGAGTCAGTTTTAGCTCCTATGGCTCTGAGAAGAAAGGATCGGCTGTTAAAGCGCATATTCGATTTTGCGACATTAATACGCGAATTCGAGATACTTCTCCGGTCGAAAGACCACATGTCATCGGTATTTTCCATGAAAATCTGTCTAAGACGATCAACGTAATTTCGGGTATGTACGAGGACAGCATCGTACTAGTCAACTCCAAGAAATCACCCCAGCAGTTGAAAGATCAGCTTAAGTTGAAAGGCGGCATCATTGCAGTTGTGGATGCTACTGGCATCTCAATGGATGAAAACAATCGGGTAAATATGGCAATGCTTGGCGGGTTGTTTAGGTTATGTGAGTTTCTAGATGCGGAGTTCATGAAGAGTGTAATACGCAAGTCACTTGAGAAAAAGTACCCAGCAGCCGTTCAGCCGGCATTAAATACATTTCAGCGTGGCTATGACGAGGTGCAGTTCCAAGCCTTTCAGTTAGATGAAGGTGACGTCATGCCGGATTTTTTACGAATGGATACGCCAGTGCTTGGTTATGAGACACAGCCATTAGGCGGAATCATTACGAACCCAGGTAATAGTATTCTGAAAGATTTAAGTATTTCGAGGGCAGGGATGATGCCACATTTCGCAGATGACAAATGCATACACTGCGCAGCGTGTGACAATGTGTGTCCTGATTTTTGTTTTGTTTGGGAAGAGCAGGCTGATAAGAAAGGCCGTCCTCAGATGTTTCTACAGGGTATTGATTATCAATATTGCAAAGGCTGTCTGAAATGTGTCCAAGCTTGTCCCACAGATGCGCTCTCAAGCGAGCTTGAGCAGGAGCATTACGCTGAGGAGCATCGTGTACCGCATAAATTTTCTTTAGCTATTTCATAG
- a CDS encoding serine hydrolase domain-containing protein, producing MNSIHHRLIANMDHFAQQVTSTKIDYCEVSIGNQSLFRHERKPDSAHKLHKINSITKSILSLLIGIAIDRKQLEGVHTPLSDFFPQLDVGAAGSNLTIEHLLTMTTGWDWPEWGEWDGMPRPMIDSPDWVSFVLSRPMKDEPGTRMIYNSGCSQLLSAILQKVTGMTTAQYAEQFLFKPLGIQEYLWHADANGITIGGFSLSLKAADLMKLGQLMLSKGRIADVPIVPEDWIDKSVAPRFHTYDDVGSYGYHWWILSNQSGKPVIPTTYFAMGFGGQYIFIVPEQQLIVTFASSLYKQSFLPYQLFKELVYTDSV from the coding sequence ATGAATTCAATTCACCATAGATTAATTGCTAACATGGATCATTTCGCCCAGCAGGTAACTAGCACCAAAATCGACTATTGCGAGGTTTCCATCGGCAATCAGTCTCTCTTTAGGCATGAACGGAAGCCCGACTCCGCACACAAGCTCCACAAGATTAACTCCATAACGAAAAGCATACTCTCACTTCTGATCGGAATTGCGATTGATCGCAAGCAGCTTGAGGGAGTCCATACTCCTCTATCTGATTTCTTTCCCCAGCTGGATGTTGGTGCTGCAGGATCTAATCTCACTATTGAGCATCTATTGACGATGACGACAGGCTGGGATTGGCCGGAATGGGGAGAATGGGACGGCATGCCGAGGCCTATGATTGACAGTCCGGATTGGGTAAGCTTTGTGCTTTCGCGCCCTATGAAGGACGAGCCCGGTACACGTATGATCTACAATTCAGGGTGCTCTCAACTGCTTAGCGCCATCTTACAAAAGGTTACTGGGATGACAACAGCTCAATACGCGGAACAGTTCTTGTTTAAGCCGCTGGGGATACAGGAATATCTGTGGCACGCCGACGCTAATGGAATTACCATTGGTGGGTTTAGCTTATCACTTAAAGCCGCTGATCTGATGAAGCTCGGTCAACTGATGCTGAGCAAAGGTCGCATAGCTGACGTACCAATCGTTCCAGAGGATTGGATTGATAAAAGCGTCGCCCCACGATTCCACACCTATGATGACGTCGGCTCCTACGGTTACCATTGGTGGATACTAAGTAATCAGTCAGGGAAACCGGTTATTCCCACAACCTACTTCGCCATGGGCTTCGGTGGCCAATATATTTTCATTGTTCCCGAGCAACAATTGATTGTTACCTTCGCAAGTTCACTGTACAAACAATCTTTTCTTCCTTATCAGCTATTTAAAGAGCTCGTTTACACTGATTCTGTGTAG
- a CDS encoding ADP-heptose synthase: MSRRFVIEAVMIAIYGQLLLPKRPVEYRIPYTSVMELYDMKDSPDPVMPESEDDAYVKGKIGEMISYFEDPFNKKKIERALMAPWRESPPLPINDRVTFVIVNASENMQYGELFDPIETEVILMSLRLECPILTDQIEFQDKAVQNAIPVQLFDIDDFEFAVEEDTESTGEQTE, translated from the coding sequence ATGAGTCGGCGTTTTGTCATTGAGGCTGTAATGATTGCCATCTACGGGCAACTGCTTCTGCCGAAACGTCCTGTAGAATACAGGATACCGTATACTTCGGTAATGGAGCTCTATGATATGAAGGATAGTCCTGATCCAGTTATGCCGGAATCAGAAGATGATGCCTATGTTAAAGGGAAAATCGGAGAAATGATTAGTTACTTCGAGGATCCGTTTAATAAGAAGAAAATAGAGCGTGCTCTTATGGCACCTTGGCGTGAAAGCCCGCCACTCCCTATTAACGATAGGGTTACATTCGTAATCGTTAACGCTTCTGAAAATATGCAGTATGGGGAATTGTTTGATCCCATTGAAACAGAAGTCATTCTGATGTCGCTTCGTTTGGAATGTCCGATATTAACCGATCAGATTGAATTTCAGGACAAAGCGGTACAGAATGCCATTCCAGTGCAATTGTTTGATATCGACGACTTTGAATTCGCTGTTGAAGAGGATACCGAATCGACGGGAGAACAGACTGAATAA
- a CDS encoding tetratricopeptide repeat protein, with amino-acid sequence MAKRLHKQQKIEQALRWYDKWGINQMTLDEQVEYAALLYENGKSEQAVDVLSATLKREAHPHAYERRAHIYNEMGLDEQAIADLNEAIKLDSKPYIYWYTRAISHHDRGEYDEAVRDFKEALNRRENSKASTHYELGNVYVKLGSYAEAEASYRQAISEPSKAIPHYYYRLAHVLEKLDRVEEAQAALAEGIALQDKWHQLKNQGAEQLKERTNYSHAAVASFIKGVQEEFGFRLFESRLLEARGELNAALASIDIAIENYPSAAELQLRKGGLLRQLDRFEEAVDVLTQLKDNNPLWLPAYMELSATFRSKGMYSEVIQVLEAAKEHFPGHTVVRYWLADAYREAGKTGEAQTESDALTAMEPDDPLNWKQRAEFAIDDDRYDDADEAYTKALQLEETADYYMRRSFSRYMSDRYEEAMMDIQSAVKLDESIMKESKTAYALGELYVGMGNWELADIEYSRALGMEPDNSQLYDRRARCRFAADRLVDALEDCNKGLQLNPSNTRLTWLRGLIHYRLDDHEAALTDSLAYSLLLPDDSQGHFNLGLIYNQLDRHDDAIASFTKVISLSPFEAQAYLERASLWYHHSFDRVRASDDLAQWLLYAGGEKTEGDRFALLNDVRGFDDEMRERAKEQFLLVYGSSRYLS; translated from the coding sequence ATGGCAAAAAGACTGCATAAGCAGCAAAAGATAGAGCAAGCTCTTCGTTGGTATGATAAATGGGGAATCAATCAAATGACCCTAGACGAACAGGTCGAATATGCTGCGCTACTTTACGAAAATGGTAAATCTGAACAGGCAGTAGATGTGCTATCTGCTACTCTTAAGAGAGAAGCACACCCACATGCGTATGAACGACGTGCTCATATTTACAATGAGATGGGACTAGACGAGCAAGCAATCGCTGATTTGAACGAAGCTATAAAGCTGGATTCGAAGCCTTATATTTATTGGTATACAAGGGCGATTTCTCATCACGATCGAGGTGAGTATGACGAGGCAGTTCGAGATTTCAAGGAAGCTTTGAATAGAAGAGAAAATTCTAAAGCATCGACTCATTATGAGCTAGGTAACGTATATGTGAAGCTTGGCAGCTATGCTGAGGCAGAAGCAAGCTATCGACAAGCCATTTCTGAACCATCTAAAGCTATTCCACATTACTACTATCGGCTAGCCCATGTCTTAGAAAAGCTGGATAGAGTGGAAGAGGCCCAAGCTGCATTGGCGGAAGGAATTGCTCTACAGGATAAATGGCACCAGCTTAAAAATCAGGGTGCGGAGCAGCTTAAGGAAAGAACGAATTATTCTCATGCAGCCGTAGCAAGCTTTATTAAGGGCGTGCAAGAGGAGTTTGGCTTCCGGTTATTTGAATCTAGACTATTAGAAGCTAGGGGCGAGCTTAACGCGGCCTTAGCTTCCATAGATATAGCGATTGAGAATTACCCAAGCGCAGCTGAGCTGCAGCTTCGCAAAGGTGGTCTGCTCAGACAGCTCGACCGCTTTGAGGAAGCTGTGGATGTTCTTACACAATTAAAAGACAACAATCCACTCTGGCTTCCAGCCTACATGGAGCTAAGTGCGACATTCCGATCGAAGGGGATGTACTCGGAAGTCATCCAGGTGCTTGAGGCCGCTAAAGAACATTTTCCAGGGCACACTGTTGTTCGTTATTGGTTAGCAGACGCTTACAGGGAAGCGGGCAAAACGGGTGAAGCGCAGACAGAGAGCGATGCATTGACGGCTATGGAGCCAGATGATCCGTTAAATTGGAAGCAAAGGGCAGAATTCGCTATCGATGACGATCGTTATGACGATGCGGATGAAGCGTATACGAAAGCGTTGCAGCTTGAAGAAACAGCTGATTATTACATGCGTAGAAGCTTCTCCCGTTACATGTCCGACCGCTACGAGGAAGCGATGATGGATATTCAGTCAGCCGTAAAGCTGGATGAGAGCATCATGAAGGAAAGCAAGACGGCGTACGCTCTAGGAGAGCTGTATGTGGGTATGGGAAATTGGGAGCTTGCAGATATCGAATATTCACGAGCTTTGGGAATGGAACCGGATAATTCACAGCTTTATGATCGACGGGCGCGTTGCCGGTTTGCGGCCGATCGCTTGGTAGATGCGTTAGAGGATTGTAACAAAGGCTTGCAGCTTAACCCTAGTAATACACGTCTTACTTGGCTGAGGGGACTTATCCACTATAGGCTGGATGATCATGAGGCGGCTCTTACCGACTCACTCGCATATTCTTTGCTATTACCAGATGATTCTCAAGGGCATTTCAATCTGGGGCTCATCTACAATCAATTAGATCGACACGATGATGCTATTGCTTCTTTTACTAAAGTAATTAGTTTGAGTCCTTTTGAAGCGCAGGCTTATTTGGAAAGAGCATCCTTGTGGTATCACCACTCCTTCGATCGCGTGCGTGCATCAGATGATCTTGCGCAATGGCTGTTATATGCAGGCGGGGAAAAGACCGAGGGGGATCGATTCGCTCTGTTAAACGATGTCCGTGGCTTTGATGATGAGATGCGTGAGCGGGCTAAGGAGCAATTCTTGCTTGTTTATGGAAGCAGCCGTTACTTGTCCTAG